Genomic window (Ranitomeya variabilis isolate aRanVar5 chromosome 8, aRanVar5.hap1, whole genome shotgun sequence):
TGGTAGTAACCAGGTTCATCAGGGTTCAAAGTTCATGATAGATTGAAAATTGCCAATTAATTGTAGCATTATATCTGAGTGTGACTGTAAGATTAATTGTTGGTTCTTATATCTGTTTTCCCATCTAGGTGTAATCGGTGCTCAGACCACCAGCCCTTCAGAGGAAGTGACTGCCTGTCTTTCCCTGGAGAGTTTCATCTTTACCAGGAAGCTTGGAGAAGGCAGTTTTGGCAGGGTCATGCTGGCGACACATCAACCCAGCGGACTTCAGCTGGCTGTCAAGATGGTCAAGAAGAGGGAATTGTTGGAGTACGCTAAACGCACCATCCGCTTAGAGAGAGAGGTCCTGGAAATCACTGAAGACAGCAGATTCTTCACACAtgcctatgggaccttccagacagCGGTAAGAGACTCCTCACTTTCTAAAAATTCCTTTCTCCCTATCATGTCCAGTTGCTTCCATTAGATTGTAAATTCAATCTTTGCCTGTGGAAATGAGTAGCCCTGCTGCATGCTCTGTGTGCCTGTATTCCCTGGGCGCCATTACTGGTGGCTATCATTAGAGGATTTTGACTTAATTTTCGCCCTGGACACCTCTCCAGTGTGTGCAGACAAGGAGACATGTCTTCTGGACACACAGTAGAGGTCCCAGAACCATAGTAAATGTTATAaggatggataaaatctgcattattTACAATCATCTTCCCTCCTCTCGCACAGGACTATGCATTTTATGCCATGGAATATCTGAGTGGTGGCGAGTTGACTACATTTATCAACTCCAGAGGCCCCCTGGATGTCTGCACGACCAGGTAAGAGAACAGCCGCTCTGTGATTTCTGTGGCCGCTGTCTCCCCTCATAGTTATTAGTGGTGCATTAGAACAATTAATGCtgataggattttttttcttccttattagGTTCCTTGCAGCAGAAATCTTGAGTGGAATAGAGTTTCTCCACAGTCGGGGGATTATTCACCGGTAATAAGTCATTTCTTCTTTTATACATAGGGAAAGATTTACTATGGGAAATAGATAAATGTGCCAGAATTGTGGTGTTATTTGTGCCAAAAATCTGGTGAACAGGACGTGTACCACATTTATGAAGTGTTTTAGACCCTTTTTTGGGCTCACTCGAAGAGGGGACAAGGCTTTTATGGAAATGGGAATAGTTTGATAGGAATCCATGTGGTTTACAATGTCACAACGTGCAACTAAACTGTAACCAGATTTTTGTGAAAATTATTGGCTCTAAGTAATTAAAACAATAGTGGTGTAACATCAGACAAAAGTCTCTGAAGATGCTCCTAATTTGTCAAACAGTCACTGTGATGAATTTGGCGCATATTCAGACGGCCTGGTATATgtctacacaagataggattagtgaatctgcccccagtgtttagtgagtggtcctgtgaagcccccacagtaaccagcactacagctcatctatgtctgattcacagaactatttttctttctttttaagggATTTAAAACCAGACAACATTCTTCTGGACGGCGATGGACACGCTAAGATTGCTGATTTTGGCCTTGCTGCTATGAATGTATTTGGCTGTCAGAAGATCAGAGGCTTTCAAGGCACTCCTGGCTATATGGCTCCTGAGGTGACTATGTGACTACTAATATCTCATACTTTATTATCCACCTGCAATTCTCCCTTAATGTGGAGCTTGTGGAATCACAGATCTATCACCACAGCGGCCCACATTTACTAACGCTAACTAATAGATAGACTGTGTAagggcccccatacatattagactaaagtcagccAAACCGGCCAATATCAGAAGGATCAGCCAACATTCTAATGTGTACTGGGGCCTCTAGACTCTATATCCAGGAGGAGAAGGATCTAGCACATTGGATTTCCAATGATCAAtcctttattttttggagtctgGCAGAGTTTCTCTAATAGAGAACATAGAAGTTCTTGGCTGAACTGTGAGTTCCTGTTCATGGGAGAGGTAGCTATCAACCAAATGATCTTTTGGCTGACATGTATTATGTATGGGGGCTTAGGTGTGGAAAAACTCTACCAGTAAACATGGACCACAATTGTTTTCTCTCTCCCAGGATGGACAATGTACTAACTTACTCTTCTAATCTTATGTTTCCACAGATGGCTCGTCGACAGCCCTATAATTACACTGTTGACCTGTTCGCTTTTGGGGTCACAGTCTACCAAATGGCCACAGGATATTCCCCGTTTTACTCTGGTTCGTGTTTACGAAGGGTTGCCTATTCAGTGACATGTGATAAACCTTGCTATCCAAACACCATGGATTCTCAGCTGAGGGATGTCATAGAGAGAGTGAGTAAATAGACAAATATACCTGGAGACATAGGAAGCATAGACCAGTCATGAGTTTTGATAATACACCGTACATTTCATCACCACTGTATTGGGTATTTCAGCTTTATCCAATAGAAGGAATTGGGACAATGCTGGAGCCCCGGGACAGCCTCTCCTATATTCCTATATGTACAGCGTTCTCATCTACAGGCCAATTTATACAATAAAGAGGCTGCGGCGCTCACCAAAACCTCTCCACACAGGGTATCGGTCCCTGACTGATCaactactgatgacctatcctgtgCTATCCTGTCCTATCCTGTACTATCCGATCCTGTACCATCCTATCCTGTCCTATCCGATCCTGTACCATCCTGCTCTGTACTATCCAGTCTTATCCTGTCCTATCCTATCCTTTACTTTACTATCGTATCCTGTATTATCCTATCTTATCCTGTCCTATCGCATTTGTTCCTAGCAATGGCTGTTTAAATAAATTCATCTTTCTGTAAGAAAATTAGAAATCAATTCTGTAACTGCTTTTTTTCTGAGATTATTTCTATTATTACTTGTGATATAATAATGGTTCTTATTTATTTGCAGCTCTTGTGTAAAACACCAAAGAAGAGGCAGGATGTTTGCAGCAATTTAAAAGGACATCCATTCTTCTCGCCCATAAACTGGAAGGAATTAGAGGCGGGAAGGTCACTTCCACCATTTACAATGAAACCTGTAAGTGCACAGCGTTATTTTATTATAATGTCACCTGCTCGTCTGTGTAATGTGATAACGTGTAAGAAATACTCAAATAATGAGTAACAATCCTACATAGTGTAGGCCAGAATGTGTTTATCCTCCCCTGCTGGTAAATGGGAGGAATTacagtatggggcaggatggacaggCTTTTACATATTTCTCAAAAGTGTAATTATTGTCCCCAATTCTTCAGAAGGCCACTTAGTGAATAACTTGGATTCGTTATGCTGTGTTCACACTCTGCATTTTTTTTGCGAAAGAGCCATGTTGCTCTTGCAATTTTCGGAAGAAAAACCACAACAGAATTATGAATTTTTGTTGATACTGCGGCAAAAGAACCCGATGTGGTTGCAACGTGTGACCAAAAGTTTATGGTGCAGTTGTAGCAGATGTGGATACCGCAGATTGCCAGGCAGCACCAGTAGTTGACTTGTTCTCAAGCTGCAGGTAACGATGCATCATGGCGAATAGCGGTAATCTGCACACGGTTACCACGGCTCATCCACAATCTGTACAGGTGCCCTCAGGAGGGGACGGATATAATTAAATACCTAATGAAGTAACCAGACTAATTTGTCTTCTTCTATAGATCCCAGTTTTGGAAACCAGCAAACAAATTGAATTGGACCAAGTGATGTCTGGCATTGAAGCTCAGGAACCACCTATAACCCCGAAGGACCAGCGGCTGTTCTGTGGCTTCTCCTACATCAGCAACAGGTGGAAGAGCATTGAAAGCCGCAGAAATAACAGCAATGGAAATATAACTTAGTTCCCTCCCCCCAATACCTGACTACTGGGTCAGGGAGGTGTGGACCTGGGTGTGGTCTGAAGAAACAGGCGGGGTCTGTTGTTATCCCACCCCGAGTTCTTCCATCTACTCTGTTACATATCAGAGACCATAGTGTCCTGCATTCTCTATTGCTGCCCCATAACTCACCTGGCTGGCATGCTGCTTGGAGATGTAGGACCGTCAGACTACAggacggcacggtggcgcagtgattagcactgttggcGAGCAGCGCGGTGCTCCTGGGTGTAAATCTGGGACACCATCTGCacagagtttgcatgttctccccgtgtctgtgtgggttttccccgggtactccggtttcctcccacaactcaaaacatactgctaggagaaaaaaaaataaattattaattattgaacatcatcatcctgtatctcatgtatttctgtatttatcaccagtaTGTGACATATAGAAAGGTGGTAACACTGCACAGTGTCAGGACGTTCATATACTATTACTTATCCTCTACATTACACACCTGTAAGAATTCACTGATGTCCACAGTGACATAAAACATGAATTTCTGAATAAGTAGGTTTTGAGCCTCTAGTAGTCTGCACAGTTACGATGTAACACGTAAACTCACCGGCTCCTTCCTACAGCCCTCCCTATACGTTGTTATTGCTTCCTCCTGAGAATGAGGTTGTGTTGTTACTAGAACTCCGGGTTTTCTGTTACTACGTGCGCTATGAGGATTTTATTTAGCTGTATATGTACAGCAGATGTTGGTTGTGAGtgcatggagcgggctcaggagcggaGAGCGCGTCCTACAAGGCAGCAGtgggttggatacacagctgactcgCATCTATAACTGACTGAGGTTACATTGTTACTAGGACTATGGGTTTATGCATCTTCCTGCAGCCTCTAACTCTGACATTATCACTCTCTTCCATCTCCCCATGAGGCCTAATGTCCGTCAGTCGCTAATCTATTGTATATCTGTCCCATAAAAAGCACATATCTCAGCGTCTACAATAGGAATGTTCAGATCCTGCCCCCGAGAATACAAGAAACTGCACAGGACGCCTACTTTTAAGTGGGTATGTAATCCACATCAGTTTTCGGGTGTGATTTGGTACATTGAAGGGAAAGtgctaaaaattaaaacatttaaaaaaaacaacaaattcacAGTTTTATAACCTTCCCGACCTTGGATGTACGGCGTATGTCATGGCAATTATGCGCGATCGCCACCAGACGTTCAGCTAACATGAAAGCTGTAACccagctctcactgccaggagcggcACCCGCACTTGTCTccgcagtttaaccccctaaatgctgtgaattATATCAATCGCAACATATAAAGGGCAGGGAAAGGGAGGGTCTCTCTCTCCGCTCCGATCGGTGCCTCCGCAAGGGCCTCATCGCTGCCATGGTGACCCTGGTCACGAGGCTAGCAAACTTGttacaccatgctcagagcatggtctaaaCAAGCTAAACAAGACCTGACAGCTGTAAATCATTGCAAATGCTTTATAACAGCGATTAGAGTGATAAAAGTGAAAGTTACatagagggacaaagtaaaaaagtaaaaataaagtaaaaaaaatttaaaaaataattttaaccccttaaccgccaagggtggtttgcacgttaatgaccgggccaatttttccaattctgaccactgtccctttatgaggtaataactctggaacgcttcaacagatcccggtgaatctgacattgttttcttgtgacatattgtatttcatgatactggtaaaatttctttgatattacctgcgtttatttgtgaaaaaaactgaaatttggtgaaaatttcctgacgaaggaatcagtgattccgaaacgcgttggattgtggTCCGTAGGGCGCTCCATAGCCATAGCCAGTCCCGTGAggtatcacgtgaccgtgacattacGCAAAGTCCTGCAGCTTCCTGCACTTTGCTGGCTGTTCGCCGGCTTCTGACCTGGACACCCACAGGCGGTAACTTGTTACCAACAATCAGAGGCATCTGTCACTGGCCGGGACGGCGCCCCACCAGCAAGGAAGCCTTCTCTGTTTGGTGGAATCTGGCACGCACAAACTAGTGCATACCGCAAGGACCTTCCACATTTGGAACCACCATCCCTGCAGCATCATCCTGACACACAGGTAAATGAATAATAGGCGGCATTGAATATATTGTGTCAACTTGTACACTCCATccaggtgcatatatatatatctgtatatctgGTAGGGAATTTTTCCCACTATCTGGTCTATTTGCCCAAATATGAACtttgcatgtatttaataaaaacatcaaccttgtcccacaaaaaaagaagccatcacatgactctgttggcaggtttataggaaaattatagctctcaaaatatggcgaagcAGTaataagtgtcttttagtgtgtgactgcagccaaacataaaaatgaaaataaaaaaatttgggctaaaagaacatttttgtggggaaaatttgattttttttttattttcatggctctactttataaacttctatgaagcacctgggggttcaaggtgctcaccacacatttaggtacattccttggggggtctagtttacaaaatctggtcacttgtggggggtttccactgtttaggcacatcaggggctctccaaacgtgacatggcgtctgctctcgattccagctatttttgcgttcaaaaagtcaaacgccgctgcttctcttccgagccctgccatgcgccgaaacacatatggggtatcggtgtactcaggagaaactacatAACAAATTGtaatttccattttctcctgttaccattgtgaaaatacaaaatatggGGCTAAAGTAAAAATTTTACGAAAATAAAGTAAATGGTCATTTATACTTTCACATTGCactattttctgtgaagcaccagaagggttaataaacttcctgaatgtggttgtgaggactttgaggggtgcaggtttttttaaaggtgtcacttttgagtattttcccccaaaagtcacttcaactgatgtggtccctaaaaaatggttatgtaaattttgttggaaaaatggaaaTTGCTGATCAACCTTTACAGCGTCATGTCAAAGTTTGGCACCTctagccaaaattactgttattgtgaatagttaagtaagttgaagattaaatgatctctacaaggactaaagatgacacatttactttgtatttttggcaaaaaatatacatagtgaggggcgtggctatgtagctgaaGAGAGAAGACGTACCCCAGGAGGGCTCCCAATTCCTAATGCTATCCTgccatttagacccctttaaagtgTGGGCTGCATGTTGATTTGTAATCCCCTTGGACCCTGGAAGGTGCTCCGCCTAGACCTTTTTTGGCACGTCTTCTCAACTGCAAGGATAGAGACGCTATTCTACGTCTGGCAAGGCAGAAGAGCCCCATCAAATTTCACAATGCCACAATTTCGATCTGTCCGGATTTCTCCATGGAGCTTCAGAAGCAGCGGGCACGGTTCATGGAAATTAAGAAACAAATTAGAGACCGGAATGCTGTATACTCCATGATTTATCCTGCCCGACTGCGGGTCGTTCATGAGGGTTACTCTACATTCTTCACTGATCCGGAGGAGGCGGCTGAGTGGCTACGGGTCCACAAGGTGTCCAATGTAAAGAAATCCTAATGTACTTGTGCGGATAATTATATAATGGAGCTTTCTGTGTGGGTGTCTAACCTAACAACAATACCGGATGCTGAATCTAGCGAGGGTATCCCCGTTTTCACTTGATAATAGGAGCATGGGACTACGCtcctacatttttttgtttttgctctgtttctttttctatgtttgttttatctgttctgtGTGTAGAAGTCGCCGCCAACGGATCTCTCGGCCTCTATGTGTTATCCCTAGGCATTGCCCGGTCAATACTATTTACCATTTCTTGATGAGTGAGTATGGGGTCTGAAATAATATGCATGACCTGCAATGTGCGTGGTATTAAATCTCCCCGGAAAAAGATTAAGGTATTTTCGCAGATCAAGCGCTACCATCCACATATCGTAGCAATGGTAGAGACACATTAGACTAGAGACGCGGCCTGATATGGTCCATACACGTGTTTCACaccagctactcaagaggggtctcaCTGATAATTCATAGAGACGTTAGATGGGAGATGAGGGAAGCTAGGAGGGACTCTGAAGGTCGGTTCGTCTTCGTACATGCAATAATTAACTCTCGTGAATATGTCATATTATGTGTTTACAACCCTCCTCCAGCTAATATATCAATACTTCAGATGGCAATGAGCTATGCCCTAAGTTTCCCGGACGCAAACGTCatctgtatgggagattttaatctaGTCATGGATAGCCGCCTTGATAGGCTGAGACTGGGTGATGAGATAGCtgaagagtcctcctctcaggctcCATCTCAATAGGCTTTATTTATGGAGGGCAGTGGTTGGTTGGATCTGTGGAGAACGCGCCATCCCGGGGTAAAAggctatacctgtcactcatctaccAGACGTTCTCTCTCTCAcctagactatatatttggatccGAAGGGTTGGCAGTATGGGTAGATAgtgttgtgaagagcggaacaaaaatggttacctcaatgaaccaaaaagaatttgtgatcaatattgacctatccattcaaggacattttagctatagtatgaaatcctattTTTCTTTTCTGTGAAACTGCCACATAGGCGAAACTGTATTGTATtgttttgttgtgaaactgccgcccacgaaactgtttctttctttctttcctgttttgtctctttgtttaaacatgtaaaacttgtataaccactaaacctaccgatacaactatataaagaagggatagcaccttgaaggcaggcgtgcttcagagacttcccagtgatacactatacaagacgtgtcttgtgtattatttctggtgattccccacttccaaaggctactccgactgagtgtgatcctgacatttcctggcgccgaacagggacccgaggtctgtgtattccttcaagaacaccggcagaatacgaacgaaaagagaatctgggataatggacggcagatgaataaaaacctggccaggtaagagacactgttagatctcttatatctgccctgcactgtccgtaagattttctgtgtcgtgttctttagcgggtagttctagtagaggaggatacctatagctcgggttcttgaactatttaggaattgatcacctcacggagtacggcattgaatgagagtgaatgtgaataaaaggtgtgtggaagttgggaatagccctataagccgcccagggtgtcgaaacagaagaagtgactgtcccactgggcaacgtggttgcgtcctttcggggagacctctgcgcctatgttcaatctctgatcctgtctttgacaaaaacctggtgacggataagtgtatgatagtatgagcccaggacagataaattagcctgggacaagatacgttgtatgttctttttctttttctgtctggttgcatttgtgttgtttgctataggtgtaggaatcaggattttcttacatcaacacagtttaaacatcctagctccttaggaagaaggtaacgaggtattctcatacccaaacgccacctagggcaagaaaagacatcctagctccttaggaagaaggtaacgaggtattctcatacccaaacgccacctagggcaagaaagctcaggataagaaaatggggaataagcaaacaaagtcggaaccagaagaattagatatctatactatcataaaggagagaagtggtgaagatgccactaaggggctgaaaaagatttttagtaagtttggagttactagggcagaagcttttagtagaaaactatgggaaggaattcaggaaagaaaaaaaggcataatcagagacaagaaatggatagatcagatccaagcattgattgatgtctctagggtagcagaaaatgagggatggacatataatcaacagagtaaaaagtggtgtattagacccgcaggctgtggagaaaaacaaaatgtggaatctaaaaataccccacccccataccttaacccacatgccccatcttttctccaaacaccacctcaaagtttagccggaccaggaggatgggtatgtccgcactgtggacaacaaaatccagactggagaaatgattgcctagcctgtggtacacctagacatggcgctgtacttgcccctgttagggtagtaccaagaccctttagggaacctggtgctgacggagtaatgggaactagataccaccaaactcgacaatatttcccttggtcccccactgaaggcatgtctctcttgcataacgcaccagatcccacccagtgtccagttagatttgcacaatatatacagcaaattatgcagactcacgcaggagtttgggcagatggagaagaattatgtagaatgaaaatgactcctggactctttcaggagctattagcaaatctacaggtacataggcccccaagcaggagatggtgccttacaaacgatagaatcaggtacgcaatttgtagatcacctaatggttttcatgagggagagacagaggcagagaggaacaacgggagtggtggctcagaaatctggacaatcagtagacgaatattatctaagtgtagaaaataatttcagagatgaaggcatggatctaaccgctccaggaatgatgaggttagttacaaaaacctttatagatggattgtctccaaaagtgaaggaaaagtttaaggccgcaacccctgattggagaaccttggaagacccacacctagctagacagaaagctgtagggatagaaatggacttaagagaaaattctaagccagtaagaattgcacaggctaatactggctctgctaatcaaaagtttacttgtcattactgtaagaagccaggacatttccaaagggaatgtaggaagagaaaagcagatatagattcaggaacctttgtacccaaaaataggataaataacccagtgcctgatcaaacagacagctcagaatgactgaaagttatgcaggtctctcttccttctagaagaccaataatacaagttgaggttgagggtaaaaatgtaccttttctgatagatacgggagcaacatcctccattttaaatcaggactttttaccatatcctgacaatatatcctcaaaggttacatatgcagaagggtatgatggtaaaattcaggcgttgccctttacaaaacctttaaatgtgagctttggccctaaaacttttgtatccaaatttttatttgctaaaggtgc
Coding sequences:
- the LOC143787525 gene encoding protein kinase C theta type-like, encoding MNVFGCQKIRGFQGTPGYMAPEMARRQPYNYTVDLFAFGVTVYQMATGYSPFYSGSCLRRVAYSVTCDKPCYPNTMDSQLRDVIERLLCKTPKKRQDVCSNLKGHPFFSPINWKELEAGRSLPPFTMKPIPVLETSKQIELDQVMSGIEAQEPPITPKDQRLFCGFSYISNRWKSIESRRNNSNGNIT